In Candidatus Berkelbacteria bacterium, the DNA window AGTAGTTATTCTCTAAATAGCCCAAGAAGTTACCGCTTTTAAGGCTTTGTTGCTTATAACGATCTGCCAAATCGAAACCAATAACTTCCAGATTCCCTAGTGCCGAGTTCAATAGCATTTTAAGATGCCTGGCATCAGAGCCAATAAAACGAACATCGGCAACGTCAGCATCTCGTAAAATTAGCAGAGGCTTAGTATTACCAAGTCCGAACGGCGCCAACTTTTCGAGCGAAGATGCGACTTTGGTAGTCAAGTCGCTCTTTTCCAGAAAGGCCTCGGCAACGTATCGCTTCACTAAGTCGTGCTCGTCAAGGCAATTAACGGCGTCCCTTTTCAGCGCCGAGGATAGTTTCTCCCAGTTGCTAGCATTCGTAGATAAACCCGCCGCCTGGGCATGCCCGCCGAAAGTTCCTAGGTGCGTCGCACATCTCGTTAGGCCGTCGACGATCGAATACTTTTCAATTGAACGCGCGCTTGCCCTAATTTCACCGTTTTGGAGCGAGCCAACGATGACTGGTCGGCTATACTCAAAGACTAGTCGTCCGGCAACGAGCCCAACAACACCGGAGGGCCAATCTCGACCAAAAAGAGTGAAAATTCTGTCACCGTTATCGTTCTGTTTAAATAACTGTTCACGCGCTTCCGAAAGTACCTCGTCGACCAATGATTGCCTAGTTACGTTGGCTTGTTCAATTTCTTTCGCAAGCGCTTTGGCTTTTTTCTTATCTTCGGTGAGTAACAATCTGAGTGCCGGGGTATTATCGCTTAAACGACCGCTTGCATTAAGTCGTGGGCCGATAATGAAACCGATCGTTGAAGACGTGATACTGTCTGACTGAACACCAGCTTCTTCTAATAGTGCTTGGAGCCCAACCCGACGATTCTGTCGCAACACTACAAGGCCATAATGGACTAAGGCGCGGTTTTCGCCGACAAGCGGCATCATGTCTGCAACGGTAGAAATGGCGACCAAATCTAAAAGCCACTTACAATACCCCTTCGTTATTTCGTGAAAATCCTCAACTAGTGCGCATACTAATTTGAATGCGAGAGCGCAGCCGCAAAGCTGGGCAAAGGGATAGGTGGAGTCCTTTCTATGCGGGTCAATTATTGCGTCAGCTACTGGGAGCTCGGGCCCGGGCAAGTGATGGTCGAGCACGATCACGCCGAGACCGGCGTCCTTAGCCATTTTTATCTCTTCGAGAGAATTTATCCCCGTATCAACGGTAATTAATAACTTCGATCGTTTAATAATTTCCTCTACTTGCTCGCAGTGCAGGCCGTAACCGGTGCTCCTTGTCGGAAGCATCACGTCGTGTGGCACATTAATTTTAGTCAGAGTCATAGATAGCAGCGCTGATGCGGGCGTGCCATCTGCGTCATAATCGCCAAAAATCGTAACATGCGAACCGTTTTCGACAGCTTGTCTAATTAATCGCCTGGCCACGACCATATCCGGCAGTAAATTTGGATCATGTAGATGAGCGCTATAATCTGGCTGTAAGTCGTCTGCGCTGAATCCCCGTAGCAGGCAAAGATGCTCTAATAAATCTCTATTTAAACGTTTTCTGACGCTCCAACGACTTTCGCGTGTGTGCTGGTTCATCACTTGTAATAAACGTATCCGGGGATTCGTAGATCAACTCTCTCCTTAATAGAACCACCTCTCTCCTTGAGCAGGGTCCGCAACGCTTTAACCTGTGATTCAATTGGCTGGGTAGAAATAAAGAGAGCGGTGAGTTCTTTCTGCACCGGCTGACCATCGGCTCCAACGTAACTAGTGATAAGCGCCCCCAGCTGATAGAGCGAATCCGCGACAAACAAGCTTTTGGTCGTGACTGATTGCTCGCTCAGTATTTTTTTCAGTCGGATCACCTGCTCGACGATTTCGCGACTGGCGACCTGGGAACCTAAGTTACTGTCAGTGTTAACGCGATCTTCGAGGAGCGGAACATCTAGAGGCTGCCCACTTTTTTCAGCATAGAGCACGCCCTCCTCATCTACCAAAAACTCTCGACCGCTCTGAACCCATATTATCGCCGGTGAACGCATCGTTGCCTGACAAGATAAGCTACTCGGCAAACCACGATGGCAAGTAAGGGCAGCCAGGGATCGTTCTTGGCGTAGCCAACGCTCCGTTGTGCGACTAACGGTACTAGAGAATATCGACTGCCCGACTAACGATTGAAGCTCCTCTTTTAAAAGGGCGTTGTCCGCGCCCTCAATATTCACCTGTTTTATCTTAAAGACTGGCAATCTGCTTAAAGCAAATATTACCGCTACAACAAAAAGAACTCGCACAACCGGACGCCAAGCCAAAGAATTGGAAACACCGCCGTTTGCGGAAAGGCGCTTGGGTGGAACGTAACTAGTGTTAAATACCTTAGGTGTTTTACCCGTGCCTGATTGGCGCATTATCCTCCTCTTTAGACGGCCAGTACCCCAAGTAACTCATTCGCTCCTCCAGTTCGATGCCGTACCCGGCTGCAAGTTGTCGTAATTGTTCAATGAGTTCTCGGTAAGTACTGCTACCAACTCGGCCAGTGGCGGTGGCGATACCAGTGGTCGGGTTAAATTTTAACCCTAGAACGCGTAATTTACGACCCGCCGGGTGAAGTGAGGGTTGAGCTTCGAAGGCCGGCCGTGTCAGACTACCAACTTGCGGTTGGGATAAATTTACCAGCGCACTTCGAGCCTTATTAATATGAAGACGGCGAACGATCTCTTCTTGGGGTAATAAGGCAAATTGCAGTTTAACATTTAAGATGACCGGCGGGAAAATACTCGGCCGAGTTAGCAGCGAATCATACGGTTTAAACTGCAACTCCGCGCCGGTGATGGTGACAATTTTGTGTTCCTCGCCGTCTGTTACCCAGCATGTAACGTCTTTAACATGAGCGCTTATCGACAAGTTTCCTACCGTAGCGTTGCTAACTACTGCACCACCGATGGAGCCAGGCACGTTACTCAAGAATTCAATGCCTCCAAGATTCTTTGAGGCAGCAGCAGTTAGCAATGCTTGATTGGTAGTACCGCTTGATACCGTAACGACACTTGAGCCTTGCGTGAAACTGATACCGCTGGAACGGTTGACGATGACAAGGCCGGGAAAACCGACCTCACTAGGCAAAGTGCCAGTACCTCCACCGATAACGGCATACTCGAGCTTGTTTTCAACGGCAATTTCAGCCGCGTCTGTTAAATCTTCCGGCGAGGTGGCGATAACAACGTACTCGCTAACCCCACCAACAGAAGCTGATACGTAAAGCGCAAGCGGCTGATTATTTAAGAACCGTTCCGCGAAGCGGGAACGGAATTTAGAGTTAATGCTCTCGGAGGTTCTGGAGTTTTTCGTAAATTTTATAGACATCCCCCGCTCCCACTAAAAAGACAACGTCGTTACTATCGATAGACCCACCTAAATAAGTTGCCGCCTCCTCTAGGCTTGAACGATATTCGGTTTCCTTTTTCAGCTTCCTGACCTCTTCGACAAGGTCTTTGATGGTTACGTAACCGCTCTTTTCTCTGGCCGAAGCGAAGATGTTTAAGAGAATAAGCCGATCCGCCTTCGCCAGACTCGACGCAAACTCCTTCAAGAGTTTACCGGTCCGACTATAAGTATGTGGCTGAAAAACCAAGGTTAGCTTCTTCGTTGGGAATTTCGATCTCACCGTGGCAATCAGATAGTCCAGCGCGGTAGGGTGGTGAGCGTAATCCTGATAGATCGATGCGCCATTGTATTGACCCATCTTCTCGAACCGACGAGCAGGTCCGCTAAAACTGCCAACAGCCCTAACCACGGCTTGTTCACTAACGCCAAGCCGTAAGGACATCACAATTGCCCCGGTAGCATTTAGCACATTGTGAGCGCCAGGCAATTTTAAGGTGAATGGTCCAAGCTTCTTTTCCCCGTTCTTAATTGAAAATGACGTCGCTTCACCACTCTCGTCGTGATCGATAATTTGGAACTGGGCTTGTGAGCCAAAACCGTACGTTAAGCTCTTGAGATCAACCCGGCGAGAGGCTAGGCGTCGGACGAGCGGTGAGTCGATACACGCGACAATCGTGCCGTCACGCGGAATTTTAATCGACAAGTCGTAGAACGCTTTGTAAACGTCCTCAGCCGACTCGTAAACATCGGGATGATCTAGCTCAATACTGGTGATAATGACGTGCTTCAACGGCAAATCCATAAAGCGCGGCGTTTTGTCCTGTTCGGATTTCTTGTACTCATCTGCTTCAACCACAAAATATTTGCCGTCGCCGATATGGGCATTACCTTCAAGGTCGCGAACATCAGGAGCGCCGATCGCGTAGCTTGGGGAGAAACCGGCCTCTTTGAGAATATAAGCCAGCAGTGATGTCGTAGTAGTTTTGCCATGGACGCCAGCAACGCCAACACCCTCAAACTTCTCTATCACTTTGCCCAATGCTTCGGAATGAGTAAGGATAGTAATCCGGCCTGATTTGGCCGCTTTGT includes these proteins:
- the recJ gene encoding single-stranded-DNA-specific exonuclease RecJ; its protein translation is MNQHTRESRWSVRKRLNRDLLEHLCLLRGFSADDLQPDYSAHLHDPNLLPDMVVARRLIRQAVENGSHVTIFGDYDADGTPASALLSMTLTKINVPHDVMLPTRSTGYGLHCEQVEEIIKRSKLLITVDTGINSLEEIKMAKDAGLGVIVLDHHLPGPELPVADAIIDPHRKDSTYPFAQLCGCALAFKLVCALVEDFHEITKGYCKWLLDLVAISTVADMMPLVGENRALVHYGLVVLRQNRRVGLQALLEEAGVQSDSITSSTIGFIIGPRLNASGRLSDNTPALRLLLTEDKKKAKALAKEIEQANVTRQSLVDEVLSEAREQLFKQNDNGDRIFTLFGRDWPSGVVGLVAGRLVFEYSRPVIVGSLQNGEIRASARSIEKYSIVDGLTRCATHLGTFGGHAQAAGLSTNASNWEKLSSALKRDAVNCLDEHDLVKRYVAEAFLEKSDLTTKVASSLEKLAPFGLGNTKPLLILRDADVADVRFIGSDARHLKMLLNSALGNLEVIGFDLADRYKQQSLKSGNFLGYLENNYFQGAERLQLRLVDFQPREAVIELA
- the murC gene encoding UDP-N-acetylmuramate--L-alanine ligase — protein: MARKNKVPHRYYFIGIRGVAMSGLAVMMKSLGYEVAGSDDSGSYADEATERRFAELGIEPKIGFDQANIKQFKPDIVVISAAFGVQNPEYKAAKSGRITILTHSEALGKVIEKFEGVGVAGVHGKTTTTSLLAYILKEAGFSPSYAIGAPDVRDLEGNAHIGDGKYFVVEADEYKKSEQDKTPRFMDLPLKHVIITSIELDHPDVYESAEDVYKAFYDLSIKIPRDGTIVACIDSPLVRRLASRRVDLKSLTYGFGSQAQFQIIDHDESGEATSFSIKNGEKKLGPFTLKLPGAHNVLNATGAIVMSLRLGVSEQAVVRAVGSFSGPARRFEKMGQYNGASIYQDYAHHPTALDYLIATVRSKFPTKKLTLVFQPHTYSRTGKLLKEFASSLAKADRLILLNIFASAREKSGYVTIKDLVEEVRKLKKETEYRSSLEEAATYLGGSIDSNDVVFLVGAGDVYKIYEKLQNLREH
- a CDS encoding FAD-binding protein, whose translation is MSIKFTKNSRTSESINSKFRSRFAERFLNNQPLALYVSASVGGVSEYVVIATSPEDLTDAAEIAVENKLEYAVIGGGTGTLPSEVGFPGLVIVNRSSGISFTQGSSVVTVSSGTTNQALLTAAASKNLGGIEFLSNVPGSIGGAVVSNATVGNLSISAHVKDVTCWVTDGEEHKIVTITGAELQFKPYDSLLTRPSIFPPVILNVKLQFALLPQEEIVRRLHINKARSALVNLSQPQVGSLTRPAFEAQPSLHPAGRKLRVLGLKFNPTTGIATATGRVGSSTYRELIEQLRQLAAGYGIELEERMSYLGYWPSKEEDNAPIRHG